From the Cryptomeria japonica chromosome 2, Sugi_1.0, whole genome shotgun sequence genome, one window contains:
- the LOC131078888 gene encoding uncharacterized protein LOC131078888: MVIISSCLLSLCILGVEGDRCKDQVQGLVNACKPIIYGQSPSPNCCSLIRSADTACVCPKVTPQIAALIQISKAVRIVEGCGRKVPHHFRCGSIVTP; the protein is encoded by the exons ATGGTGATAATAAGTTCTTGTTTATTGTCACTGTGTATTTTGGGAGTGGAGGGAGATAGATGTAAAGATCAAGTCCAAGGGCTTGTTAATGCCTGCAAACCAATAATATATGGGCAGTCACCATCACCCAATTGCTGTTCACTGATAAGGAGTGCAGACACAGCTTGTGTGTGTCCCAAAGTTACTCCACAGATTGCTGCTCTCATTCAAATCAGCAAAGCAGTCAGGATAGTTGAAGGCTGTGGAAGAAAAGTTCCCCACCATTTCAGATGTGGCA GTATTGTCACACCATAA